GCGTTCGTAAGCCATGACTGTAAGACGGCTTTTGGTCACGTTGCCGGCCAGGTCTGTGGCGGTGATTTCTACGCTGTTTTTGTATTCGCGGGCGGGCATGGTGTAGGGATAGGGGAAAAAGCAGATGTAACTGCCGTCTTTTTGCTGGTAGCCGGGCACAAAATAGCCCGCCACCAGCACGCCGCTGTCGCTCACGTCTTCATCAACAGTATAGCGCACTACGGCGGCGCCGCCCCGTCGCACGTTGGGGGGCAGCGTTTTGACAGAAATGCGCGGCGGCTGGGTATCCAGGCGCATGGCCATCTGTACGGTGCGGGTGTTGCCCTGGCCGAAACCGGCCAACGAGCCGTCAGTGGCGCGGATTTCCAGATCAAAAGCGCCTTCGTGCAGGTTGGCGCCGGCAAGGGGCACCTCCACCGTGCGTTCCGGCAGATATTTTTCAAAATGCTTGCTGAAGATGGTGTTCAGCGTATTGTTTTTACGCACGCCCACCGTGACGGCGCGGATGCCCGAAGCATCCTTCATGGCGATCTTGATCACGCTGGCGGGCGACACCCGGCCTGTCTGCGGCTGCACAACAACCTGCGGCCCGTCCAGATCTTTAAAAAAAACATATCCGCCGGCCGCCAGAACGGCCAGTACGATAAACCCCAGTATTGTCGAAAGCATGTTTCGTTTGCGCATATCTACTCCTGCTCTTGCTACCCCGGTAAGCCTTGCACAAAGCGAAGCTGTTTTCAAGGAAAAGTCTGGAAGTTTTCATAACACGCCCGTACCGCATTGACTTGCGGGACAAAATCTGGTTTCACTTCCGCCATATGAATGACGGTAGTTTTACAGGCGGTGAAAGGCGGGCTCCTCAAACCAGGGTGGACCCTCGACGCCTGCGTCAGCGCATGGTGCGTGAACAGCTGGAGGCTCGCGGCATTACGGATTGCGGCGTGCTTGCAGCCATGGGCAGCGTGCCGCGTCATCTTTTTGTGCAGGAGGCCCTGCGGGCCCAGGCCTATGAGGATACGCCCCTGCCCATAGGCTACGGCCAAACCATTTCGCAGCCCTATATTGTTGCGCTCATGAGCCAGCTGCTGGAGGCGCGCCGGGGCATGCGCGTGCTGGAAATAGGCACGGGTTCGGGCTATCAGGCGGCGGTGCTGGCCAGCATGGGCTGCGTGGTTTTTACAGTGGAGCGCCTGCGTGAGCTTTATCAAAGCACTGCGCCGCTCTTGCGGCAACTGGGGCTTCGCAGTATTCATATGCAAAGGCGCGACGGCACGCTGGGCGTGCCCGAAGCCGCGCCTTTTGACCG
This portion of the Desulfovibrio legallii genome encodes:
- a CDS encoding protein-L-isoaspartate(D-aspartate) O-methyltransferase; the encoded protein is MVREQLEARGITDCGVLAAMGSVPRHLFVQEALRAQAYEDTPLPIGYGQTISQPYIVALMSQLLEARRGMRVLEIGTGSGYQAAVLASMGCVVFTVERLRELYQSTAPLLRQLGLRSIHMQRRDGTLGVPEAAPFDRIIVTAGGPEVPPPLVDQLDEGGILLIPVGSRPRTQRLLRLRKTQGRVSREDLGPVIFVDLVGDHGW
- a CDS encoding M23 family metallopeptidase; amino-acid sequence: MRKRNMLSTILGFIVLAVLAAGGYVFFKDLDGPQVVVQPQTGRVSPASVIKIAMKDASGIRAVTVGVRKNNTLNTIFSKHFEKYLPERTVEVPLAGANLHEGAFDLEIRATDGSLAGFGQGNTRTVQMAMRLDTQPPRISVKTLPPNVRRGGAAVVRYTVDEDVSDSGVLVAGYFVPGYQQKDGSYICFFPYPYTMPAREYKNSVEITATDLAGNVTKSRLTVMAYERTFKSDSLELSDNFLMSVQNKLQHLAPQVANPLDCYLYINNNVRAANAQTLREIGKNTAAAMLWSGAFARLPRSAARAGFADHRFYNYQGKLVGESYHLGFDLASVRNAEVPAANSGRVVFTGELGIYGNLVVIDHGLGLMSLYSHLSDIQVKVGDVVQKGQTIAHTGSTGLAFGDHLHFGILVGGVEVTPLEWLDPKWIRDNITGRLDASNAP